In Mucilaginibacter boryungensis, a single window of DNA contains:
- a CDS encoding PAS domain-containing sensor histidine kinase, which translates to MENAALLKAIIENAIDGIITIDGRGHIETINPAACKLFQYGPEEVIGKNVSVLMPPPDRDQHDQYIERYQRTHEPHIIGIGREVKGLRKDGSVFPFRLGVSEVPFPGRKIFTGFIHDLSREKEAEEQLKEYAAHLEELVENRTQNLKNAILELQLAKEEVSSSLEKEKELGQLKSRFVSMASHEFRTPLSAIQLSSSLIEKYAQPFDNANITKHVAKIKNSVGNLTNILNDFLSLEKLEAGKVEATSQNFDLVKMSEEMTEELQLVAKQNQNIIYQHTGTLSMVNLDPNLIKNCVINLIGNAIKYSGENTFIEFNTEINDKACVITIRDNGIGIPEADQKHLFEAFFRAHNTGNIPGTGLGLNIVSRYTRLMNGEIAFKSDVNQGTLFKITIPLI; encoded by the coding sequence ATGGAAAATGCCGCACTATTAAAAGCAATCATAGAAAATGCGATCGATGGGATCATCACCATTGATGGGCGCGGACATATTGAAACAATCAATCCGGCAGCCTGTAAATTATTCCAGTACGGCCCGGAAGAGGTTATCGGTAAAAACGTATCCGTATTGATGCCGCCCCCCGACCGGGACCAGCATGACCAATATATAGAGCGCTACCAACGTACGCACGAGCCGCATATTATCGGTATCGGCCGGGAGGTTAAAGGCCTTCGTAAAGATGGCTCCGTATTTCCTTTCCGTTTAGGGGTCAGCGAAGTGCCCTTTCCGGGACGGAAGATATTTACCGGTTTTATACATGACCTGTCGCGCGAGAAAGAAGCTGAAGAGCAATTGAAAGAATATGCCGCGCACCTGGAAGAGTTGGTGGAGAACCGGACACAAAACCTGAAGAACGCCATCCTGGAATTACAGTTAGCCAAGGAAGAAGTGAGTTCCTCCCTGGAAAAGGAAAAGGAACTCGGACAATTGAAAAGCCGGTTTGTATCAATGGCCTCGCATGAATTCCGGACGCCACTCAGCGCAATTCAGCTTTCCTCATCGCTGATAGAAAAATATGCACAGCCTTTTGACAACGCAAATATTACCAAGCATGTCGCCAAGATCAAGAACTCGGTAGGCAACCTGACCAATATCCTCAATGATTTTCTGTCGCTGGAAAAGCTGGAGGCGGGAAAGGTGGAAGCCACCAGCCAGAATTTTGACCTGGTCAAAATGTCCGAGGAAATGACTGAGGAGTTGCAGTTGGTCGCCAAGCAAAATCAGAACATTATTTACCAGCATACCGGCACGCTCAGTATGGTGAACCTGGATCCGAACCTGATCAAGAACTGCGTGATCAACCTGATCGGCAATGCCATCAAGTATTCGGGAGAGAATACCTTTATTGAATTTAATACGGAAATCAACGACAAGGCCTGCGTCATCACGATTCGGGATAACGGCATCGGTATCCCTGAAGCCGACCAGAAACATTTGTTCGAAGCATTTTTCCGGGCGCATAATACAGGCAACATCCCCGGAACGGGATTAGGCCTGAATATTGTTTCCCGCTATACCCGCCTGATGAATGGCGAGATCGCTTTCAAGAGCGACGTCAACCAGGGCACTTTATTTAAGATCACTATCCCATTGATATGA
- a CDS encoding LOG family protein: MDNTAINTEIKFLAGPQSRLKELKFTFETMLDLIRGFRGLHFLGPCITVFGSARYKEDHPYYELTRKAAGEFARLGFTILTGGGPGLMEAANRGAKEVGGRSVGCNIQLPVEQAPNPYLDKWVYMKHFFLRKVLLVKYSFAFIVMPGGYGTLDEYFEALTLIQTRKIKNFPIVIFGKAYHEELLQHIRVMQKNATISDTDTRLFLVTDDIAEAVEYIREKSVREFGLKPEERRKPLRWLFEKD, from the coding sequence ATGGACAATACCGCTATCAACACCGAAATTAAATTCCTGGCCGGGCCGCAGTCCCGCCTGAAGGAATTGAAATTTACCTTCGAGACCATGCTGGACCTGATCCGTGGGTTCCGGGGGCTGCATTTTTTAGGCCCCTGTATCACTGTTTTTGGTTCGGCACGCTACAAAGAGGATCATCCTTATTATGAACTGACCCGAAAAGCAGCCGGTGAATTCGCCAGGCTGGGTTTCACCATCCTCACTGGCGGCGGCCCGGGACTTATGGAAGCGGCTAACCGTGGGGCTAAAGAGGTTGGCGGCAGGTCCGTAGGTTGCAATATACAACTGCCGGTTGAACAGGCGCCGAATCCTTACCTGGATAAATGGGTCTATATGAAGCACTTCTTCCTCCGGAAGGTGCTACTGGTGAAATATTCCTTTGCCTTTATCGTTATGCCCGGCGGATACGGAACCCTGGATGAGTATTTTGAAGCGCTCACGCTCATTCAGACACGCAAGATCAAAAACTTTCCGATCGTTATCTTCGGTAAAGCTTACCATGAGGAGTTATTACAGCATATCCGGGTCATGCAAAAGAATGCGACTATCAGCGACACCGATACCCGTCTTTTTCTGGTGACCGATGATATTGCGGAAGCCGTGGAATATATTCGCGAAAAAAGCGTCCGGGAATTCGGCCTGAAACCGGAGGAACGCCGCAAGCCGCTACGCTGGCTGTTCGAAAAGGACTAA
- a CDS encoding response regulator, protein MKKKVLIIEDNNDIRDNVVEILGLAGYEVYDAANGKAGVDLATTHLPDIILCDIMMPELDGYGVLHILHKNAETAAIPFIFLTAKAERVDLRKGMEMGADDYLTKPFDDLDLLNAIESRLKKKEVHQHFYSRSLDSLGNLISKNDGLAELKRIIQERKSRLFKKNQVIYYDGDKGAGLYLVLSGKVKTIRLAEDGRELMTGIYSNDEYLGIHAMLTNEPYTDTATALEDCALCMIPRDQLEQLLHASPEVGREFIKLLADNIREKEEQLMQLAYHSVRKRMAEAMLRLYRQPSGEKDGFKITREDLAAMAGMATETVSRTLSDFKDEGLIEKKGSLITILEPEKLAKMKN, encoded by the coding sequence ATGAAAAAGAAAGTACTGATCATTGAAGATAATAACGATATCCGCGACAATGTCGTGGAGATCCTTGGCCTGGCCGGCTATGAAGTGTACGATGCCGCCAACGGTAAAGCCGGCGTTGACCTGGCGACCACCCATTTGCCCGATATTATCCTGTGCGACATTATGATGCCCGAACTGGACGGCTACGGTGTGTTGCATATCCTGCATAAAAATGCGGAAACCGCGGCGATCCCTTTTATTTTCCTGACCGCCAAAGCCGAACGCGTGGACCTGCGCAAAGGCATGGAAATGGGTGCGGACGATTACCTGACCAAACCTTTTGACGACCTTGACCTGCTGAATGCGATCGAAAGCCGTTTGAAGAAAAAAGAGGTGCATCAGCATTTTTACAGCCGCTCTTTGGATTCACTGGGCAACCTGATCTCCAAGAATGACGGACTGGCGGAATTAAAGAGGATCATCCAGGAACGCAAAAGCCGGCTCTTTAAAAAGAACCAGGTTATTTATTATGACGGCGATAAGGGTGCGGGGCTATACCTGGTGCTGAGCGGTAAGGTAAAAACGATCCGCCTGGCCGAGGATGGGCGTGAACTGATGACAGGCATTTACAGCAATGACGAGTATCTGGGCATTCATGCCATGCTGACCAATGAACCTTATACCGATACCGCTACCGCGCTTGAAGACTGTGCACTTTGCATGATCCCTCGGGACCAACTGGAGCAATTGCTGCATGCTTCACCGGAGGTTGGCCGCGAGTTCATTAAGCTGCTGGCGGATAACATCCGTGAAAAAGAAGAACAGTTGATGCAGTTGGCTTATCATTCCGTGCGTAAGCGTATGGCCGAGGCGATGCTGCGGCTATATCGTCAGCCTTCCGGAGAAAAGGATGGCTTTAAGATCACCCGGGAGGACCTGGCAGCAATGGCAGGTATGGCAACTGAAACGGTCAGCCGGACACTATCCGACTTTAAGGATGAGGGCCTGATAGAGAAAAAAGGCAGCCTGATCACGATCCTGGAGCCGGAGAAACTGGCTAAAATGAAAAACTGA
- the hemN gene encoding oxygen-independent coproporphyrinogen III oxidase: protein MEQNYKALADKYNVPVPRYTSYPTMPYWDPNTFNRQSWEDSVRFSFTESNAVSGISVYIHLPFCESLCTYCGCNTRITKNHGVEEPYIAAVLKEWALYLQIFAGTPVIRELHLGGGTPTFFSPQNLRLLISGILKDACVHPSAEFSFEAHPANTTTDHLQVLFDLGFRRLSLGIQDFDPRVQFIINRHQSVEQVQTVTTQARGIGYTSINYDLIYGLPHQNLEGLINTMNIVAGLRPDRIAFYSYAHVPWIKPGQRRFTEADLPNPEQKGKLQEAGRILLLSYGYQEIGMDHFALPADELFAAERDGRLHRNFMGYTEQHTQLLVGLGVSSISDSWYAFAQNVKTLEEYLLQVNQGELPVFKGHGLSDEDLQIRRHILDIMCKQRTYWDAELMACVLPEVLKRLEPLEADGLVYLSDHGLQVTETGKRFLRNICLCFDARLWADKPATQLFSMAI, encoded by the coding sequence ATGGAACAAAACTATAAAGCACTGGCCGATAAATACAATGTACCCGTGCCCCGCTATACCAGTTACCCAACCATGCCTTATTGGGACCCGAACACTTTTAACCGCCAAAGCTGGGAAGATTCCGTGCGTTTTTCCTTTACGGAAAGCAATGCAGTATCTGGCATAAGTGTGTATATTCACCTGCCTTTCTGTGAAAGCCTTTGTACTTATTGCGGCTGTAATACCCGTATCACCAAAAATCACGGTGTAGAAGAACCTTATATTGCAGCCGTGCTAAAAGAATGGGCGCTGTACCTTCAAATTTTTGCTGGCACACCGGTTATCCGGGAACTGCATTTGGGCGGTGGTACGCCTACTTTTTTCAGCCCGCAAAACCTGCGCTTACTGATTAGTGGCATCCTAAAAGATGCCTGTGTCCATCCCAGTGCGGAATTCAGCTTCGAGGCCCATCCCGCCAATACTACAACTGACCATCTGCAGGTGCTTTTCGATCTGGGATTCCGCAGGCTGAGCCTCGGGATACAGGACTTCGACCCGCGGGTACAGTTCATTATCAACCGGCACCAAAGCGTAGAGCAGGTCCAGACGGTAACCACCCAGGCACGCGGCATTGGATACACTTCCATCAATTACGACCTGATCTACGGCTTACCGCACCAGAACCTGGAAGGGCTGATCAATACCATGAATATCGTGGCCGGGTTGAGACCGGACCGTATTGCCTTCTATAGTTATGCCCATGTGCCCTGGATCAAACCGGGCCAGCGACGTTTTACGGAAGCGGACCTTCCTAACCCAGAACAAAAGGGCAAACTGCAGGAGGCCGGCCGCATCTTGCTACTGAGCTACGGCTACCAGGAAATTGGGATGGACCATTTTGCGCTGCCCGCTGATGAACTGTTCGCTGCTGAAAGGGATGGCAGACTGCACCGCAACTTTATGGGCTATACCGAGCAGCATACCCAGCTGCTGGTGGGATTAGGCGTTTCTTCGATCAGCGATAGCTGGTACGCCTTTGCCCAGAATGTCAAAACCTTAGAGGAATATTTGTTGCAAGTCAACCAGGGAGAATTGCCGGTTTTTAAGGGGCATGGCTTAAGCGATGAAGATTTGCAAATCCGCCGCCATATCCTCGACATTATGTGCAAACAACGCACCTACTGGGATGCTGAACTGATGGCCTGCGTATTACCTGAAGTGTTGAAACGATTAGAGCCGCTGGAAGCGGACGGACTGGTTTACTTGTCAGATCACGGTTTGCAGGTCACCGAGACCGGGAAGCGATTTTTAAGAAATATCTGTTTATGTTTTGACGCCCGTCTTTGGGCGGATAAACCCGCCACCCAGTTATTCAGCATGGCAATCTGA
- a CDS encoding acetyl-CoA hydrolase/transferase family protein, with amino-acid sequence MNEIQYIPAAEALKCVASGNRVFIHGSAATPICLVEALQACHHELYNVELVSITTLGDVNFDRPEHRKSFFFNSLFVSAATRKVVNSDDGDYVPIFLSQIPQLFRENILPIDVALIQVSPPDAHGYCSLGTSVDIARAAVDMATYVVAQVNPLMPRTHGESFLHISKINAMVWHSAELPEIDYDAETNAVTEKIGYHVASLVENGATLQLGIGSIPDQVLKNLTTHQHLGVHTEMFSDGIIPLIQRGIIDNSCKKLNVGRSVTAFITGTRKLYDYVNDNPGIRVMDISYVNDTSIIRQNPKVTAINSAIEIDLTGQVCSDSIGTFQYSGIGGQMDFIRGASLSAGGKPIIALPSQTNKGISRIVPFLKEGAGVVTTRGHVHWVVTEHGIINLFGKNLKQRAQALIELAHPDHRESLELAYFNRFEHA; translated from the coding sequence ATGAACGAGATACAATATATCCCCGCAGCAGAGGCTTTGAAATGTGTAGCATCCGGTAACCGGGTATTTATCCACGGCAGCGCTGCTACCCCGATTTGCCTGGTGGAAGCCCTGCAGGCCTGTCACCATGAGCTGTACAATGTGGAGCTGGTCAGCATTACCACGCTGGGCGATGTAAACTTCGACCGCCCGGAACACCGCAAATCCTTTTTTTTCAATTCCTTATTTGTTTCAGCAGCTACCCGTAAGGTGGTGAACAGTGATGACGGGGATTATGTGCCTATCTTTTTAAGCCAGATACCGCAGCTGTTCCGCGAAAATATTCTGCCTATTGATGTAGCCCTGATTCAGGTATCACCCCCGGATGCACACGGCTACTGTTCGCTGGGTACCTCTGTCGATATCGCCCGGGCGGCCGTCGATATGGCGACTTATGTGGTCGCGCAGGTCAACCCTTTAATGCCCAGGACCCATGGCGAAAGCTTTCTCCATATCAGCAAGATCAACGCCATGGTTTGGCATTCCGCAGAACTGCCGGAGATTGACTATGACGCGGAGACCAATGCGGTCACCGAGAAGATAGGTTATCATGTAGCCTCTTTAGTAGAGAATGGTGCTACTTTACAGCTGGGTATTGGCAGCATCCCAGACCAGGTCTTGAAAAATCTGACCACTCACCAGCATCTGGGTGTCCATACAGAAATGTTCTCGGACGGGATCATCCCACTGATTCAGCGTGGCATTATAGATAACAGCTGTAAAAAGCTTAATGTCGGCCGCTCTGTGACCGCCTTTATTACCGGTACCCGTAAATTGTACGACTATGTTAACGATAACCCCGGCATCCGCGTGATGGATATCAGTTATGTGAACGACACCAGCATTATCCGTCAGAACCCCAAGGTAACGGCAATTAACAGCGCCATAGAGATCGACCTGACCGGCCAGGTTTGTTCCGATTCCATCGGCACCTTCCAGTATTCCGGGATAGGCGGCCAGATGGATTTTATTCGTGGTGCGTCGCTCTCTGCCGGGGGCAAGCCGATCATCGCATTGCCGTCACAGACCAATAAAGGCATTAGCCGGATCGTTCCTTTCCTGAAAGAAGGTGCGGGCGTGGTTACCACACGTGGACACGTGCATTGGGTAGTGACCGAACATGGGATCATTAATTTGTTTGGAAAAAACCTGAAGCAGCGGGCCCAGGCGCTCATCGAACTGGCGCATCCCGACCATCGCGAAAGTCTCGAACTGGCTTATTTCAACCGATTCGAACACGCCTGA
- a CDS encoding 2-hydroxyacid dehydrogenase — MKAVAFSIKPFEKEYLAKANQKKHDITLISNPLSIGTALYASGKDAVIVFTNDDVSAPVVEKLASLGVRYIVTRSSGTDHIDKAAVAAYGIKLASVPSYSPQAIAEHSLALAFALNRQIVKADHHAHDFDFRNDDLVGFNFAGKTVGIIGMGSTGQAAAAIYHGLGCQLVAYDEKFPRNFRYVKPVSLEHLYRLADIISIHVPLTEETRYMINSESLQQMKPGVMLINTSRGQLLQTADVLAALEEKKVGYLGLDVYEFEKGLFFENHGNDPVKDHLLLQLLGHPNVLVTPHQAYLTKEALQQIADQTIRSLDLWQQNKCVGKACACGQTCKTTPVISDGVAQLKN, encoded by the coding sequence ATGAAAGCAGTTGCATTCAGTATTAAGCCATTTGAAAAAGAATACCTGGCTAAGGCTAACCAGAAGAAGCACGATATTACACTGATATCCAACCCCCTTTCCATTGGTACGGCATTGTACGCCAGTGGGAAGGATGCCGTGATCGTGTTTACTAATGATGATGTTTCTGCACCTGTGGTGGAAAAGCTGGCCAGTTTGGGGGTACGTTATATCGTTACCAGATCCTCCGGTACTGATCATATCGACAAGGCTGCTGTTGCGGCTTATGGCATTAAATTAGCCAGTGTTCCATCTTACTCCCCTCAGGCGATCGCTGAACATTCCCTGGCCCTTGCTTTTGCACTAAACCGCCAGATCGTTAAGGCCGACCATCACGCCCATGATTTCGATTTCCGCAATGATGACCTCGTCGGCTTCAATTTTGCCGGCAAGACCGTAGGCATCATTGGCATGGGCAGCACCGGACAAGCCGCTGCGGCCATTTATCATGGCTTAGGCTGTCAGCTGGTCGCTTATGACGAAAAGTTCCCGCGTAATTTCCGTTACGTGAAGCCGGTTTCCCTGGAACATCTTTACCGCCTGGCGGATATCATCTCTATTCACGTTCCTTTAACGGAAGAAACCCGGTATATGATCAACAGTGAGTCGCTTCAGCAAATGAAGCCCGGCGTTATGCTGATCAATACTTCCCGCGGACAACTGCTGCAAACGGCAGATGTACTGGCCGCGCTGGAAGAAAAAAAGGTTGGTTACCTTGGCCTGGATGTCTACGAATTCGAAAAAGGGCTATTCTTCGAGAACCATGGTAACGACCCGGTAAAGGATCATTTATTGCTGCAGTTATTGGGCCACCCCAATGTGCTGGTCACCCCACACCAGGCTTACCTGACCAAGGAAGCGCTCCAGCAGATAGCCGACCAGACCATCCGCAGTCTCGACCTGTGGCAACAAAATAAATGCGTAGGCAAAGCCTGCGCATGCGGCCAAACCTGCAAAACAACCCCTGTTATATCAGATGGCGTAGCCCAACTAAAGAACTGA